Proteins encoded in a region of the Mycolicibacterium neoaurum genome:
- a CDS encoding nitrite/sulfite reductase: MTETVSNTPKPVKRPRGEGQWALGYREPLNANEQAKKDDNPLNVRQRIESIYAPNGFESIDKGDLRGRFRWWGLYTQRKPGYDGTWTGDENTDMLEDEYFMLRVRSDAGDLSLAALRTLGGISTEFARDTADISDRQNVQYHWIDVRDMPEIWRRLDEVGLQTTEACGDCPRVVLGSPLAGQHPDEVIDGTPAVNEIVKRYIGKPEYSNLPRKFKTAISGLQDVVHEINDVAFIGVVHPEHGPGFDLWVGGGLSTNPMLAKRVGVWVPLDEVPDVWEAVVSTFRDYGYRRLRSKARLKFLIKDWGVEKFREVLETEYLKRPLIDGPAPTPVTRPIDHVGVTKLRNGLNAVGVSPIAGRVTGTILTKVADLAEAAGSDRVRFTPYQKLIILNVPDDKLQELRSGLDALGLPSSPSHWRRNLMACTGIEFCKLSFAETRSRSQVLVPELEKRLEDLNAQLDVPVTININGCPNSCARIQIADIGFKGQMVDEGNGPEEGFQVHLGGSLGLDSTFGRKLRQHKVLATELGDYIERVVRNFVKQREPDERFAQWAVRADEADLR; the protein is encoded by the coding sequence ATGACCGAAACGGTCTCCAACACACCCAAGCCGGTGAAACGACCCCGTGGCGAAGGCCAGTGGGCGCTCGGCTACCGCGAGCCGCTGAACGCCAACGAGCAGGCCAAGAAGGATGACAACCCGCTCAACGTGCGTCAGCGCATCGAGAGCATTTACGCACCCAACGGGTTCGAATCGATCGACAAGGGTGACCTGCGCGGCCGTTTCCGCTGGTGGGGCCTCTACACCCAGCGCAAGCCCGGCTACGACGGCACCTGGACCGGTGACGAGAACACCGACATGCTCGAAGACGAGTACTTCATGCTGCGCGTGCGCAGCGATGCCGGCGATCTGAGCCTCGCGGCGCTGCGCACCCTCGGCGGCATCTCGACCGAGTTCGCGCGCGATACCGCCGACATCTCCGACCGGCAGAACGTCCAATACCACTGGATCGACGTGCGCGATATGCCGGAGATCTGGCGCCGCCTCGACGAGGTGGGCCTGCAGACCACCGAGGCGTGCGGTGACTGCCCGCGCGTCGTGCTGGGGTCACCGTTGGCAGGTCAGCATCCCGACGAGGTCATCGACGGGACCCCCGCGGTCAACGAGATCGTCAAGCGCTATATCGGCAAGCCCGAATACTCGAACCTGCCGCGCAAGTTCAAGACCGCGATCTCGGGCCTGCAGGATGTCGTGCACGAAATCAACGACGTCGCGTTCATCGGGGTCGTGCATCCCGAGCACGGGCCCGGATTCGACCTGTGGGTCGGCGGCGGACTGTCCACCAACCCGATGCTCGCCAAGCGTGTCGGCGTGTGGGTGCCCCTCGACGAGGTGCCCGATGTCTGGGAAGCGGTCGTCTCGACCTTCCGGGACTACGGATACCGCAGGTTGCGCTCGAAGGCGCGGCTGAAATTCCTGATCAAGGACTGGGGCGTCGAAAAGTTCAGGGAGGTTCTCGAGACCGAGTACCTCAAGCGCCCACTCATCGACGGGCCGGCGCCGACCCCGGTGACCCGGCCCATCGACCATGTCGGTGTGACCAAGCTCAGGAACGGTCTGAACGCGGTCGGGGTGTCCCCTATCGCCGGGCGCGTCACCGGCACCATCCTGACCAAGGTTGCCGATCTGGCCGAGGCCGCCGGTTCGGACCGGGTGCGCTTCACGCCGTACCAGAAGCTGATCATCCTCAACGTCCCCGACGACAAGCTCCAGGAGCTGCGCTCGGGCCTGGACGCATTGGGCCTGCCGTCGAGCCCGTCGCATTGGCGACGCAATTTGATGGCCTGCACCGGTATCGAATTCTGCAAGCTCAGCTTTGCCGAGACCCGCAGCCGGTCCCAGGTGCTGGTGCCGGAGCTGGAGAAGCGTCTTGAGGACCTCAACGCCCAGCTCGACGTGCCGGTGACCATCAACATCAACGGTTGCCCCAACTCGTGCGCCCGGATCCAGATCGCCGATATCGGCTTCAAGGGCCAGATGGTCGACGAGGGCAACGGCCCCGAGGAGGGATTCCAGGTGCACCTGGGCGGCAGTCTGGGCCTGGACAGCACCTTCGGCCGCAAGCTGCGCCAGCACAAGGTGCTGGCCACCGAGCTCGGGGACTACATCGAGCGGGTCGTTCGTAACTTCGTGAAACAACGCGAGCCCGATGAGCGTTTCGCTCAGTGGGCGGTGCGCGCCGACGAAGCAGACTTGAGGTGA
- a CDS encoding Ms4527A family Cys-rich leader peptide — protein sequence MSHVTAAVDSTTRIALVVRRHVDLKRICSCCCLP from the coding sequence ATGTCGCACGTGACCGCCGCCGTTGACAGCACCACCCGCATTGCGCTGGTGGTCCGGCGGCATGTCGATCTGAAGCGCATCTGTAGCTGTTGTTGTCTGCCCTGA
- the hemW gene encoding radical SAM family heme chaperone HemW, giving the protein MSRPEPDTAGPFGIYVHVPFCATRCGYCDFNTYTPAELGDATPDGWLAALRIELDRAARRVGARPVDTVFVGGGTPTLLGGDGLAAVLAAVRTNFTLAPGAEVTTEANPESSSPALFARLREAGYTRVSLGMQSAATHVLKVLDRVHSAGRAPAAAREARAEGFEHVNLDLIYGTPGESDDDLKMSVETALDAGIDHLSAYALIVEDGTALARRVRRGELPMPDDDVLADRYELLDAALSAAGLHWYEVSNWSTPGGECRHNLGYWDGGHWWGAGPGAHGFLGSTRWWNVKHPKAYAQALGEGRMPVADSEELDDTARHIEDVMLRLRLRSGVPRSLLDDAESARAAVAVADGLLNDTGDRLVLTDRGRLLADAVIRDVLAD; this is encoded by the coding sequence ATGAGCAGGCCTGAGCCGGACACCGCCGGACCCTTCGGCATCTATGTCCATGTGCCGTTCTGCGCCACGCGCTGCGGGTACTGCGATTTCAACACCTACACCCCGGCCGAGCTCGGAGATGCCACACCGGACGGCTGGCTGGCCGCCCTGCGGATCGAACTGGACCGCGCCGCCCGACGGGTCGGAGCCCGGCCGGTCGACACCGTCTTCGTCGGTGGGGGTACGCCGACGCTGCTCGGCGGTGACGGACTCGCGGCCGTGCTGGCCGCCGTCCGGACGAACTTCACCCTCGCGCCGGGCGCCGAGGTCACCACCGAGGCGAATCCGGAATCCAGCTCACCGGCACTGTTCGCCCGACTACGCGAGGCCGGCTACACCAGGGTGTCGCTGGGCATGCAGTCCGCGGCGACCCATGTGCTCAAGGTGCTCGACCGGGTGCACTCGGCCGGGCGGGCGCCGGCGGCCGCCCGCGAGGCGCGCGCCGAGGGTTTCGAGCACGTCAACCTCGACCTGATCTACGGCACGCCGGGGGAGAGCGATGACGACCTGAAGATGTCGGTGGAGACGGCATTGGACGCCGGCATCGACCACCTGTCGGCCTACGCACTGATCGTCGAGGACGGCACCGCGCTGGCGCGCCGGGTGCGCCGCGGCGAGCTGCCGATGCCAGACGACGATGTGTTGGCCGACCGTTACGAGCTGCTCGACGCCGCGCTGTCGGCGGCGGGACTGCACTGGTACGAGGTGTCGAACTGGAGCACCCCCGGCGGGGAGTGCCGGCACAATCTCGGCTACTGGGATGGTGGGCACTGGTGGGGCGCGGGTCCGGGTGCGCATGGCTTCCTCGGGTCCACCCGGTGGTGGAACGTCAAGCACCCCAAGGCCTATGCGCAGGCCCTGGGCGAAGGCCGGATGCCGGTGGCCGATTCCGAGGAACTCGACGACACCGCACGACACATCGAGGACGTCATGCTGAGGCTGCGCTTGCGCAGCGGGGTGCCGCGGTCGCTGCTCGACGACGCGGAGTCAGCGCGCGCCGCGGTCGCCGTCGCCGATGGGTTGCTGAACGACACGGGTGACCGCTTGGTGCTCACCGACCGCGGCAGATTGCTCGCCGACGCAGTGATCCGCGATGTGCTCGCCGACTGA